A stretch of Mesorhizobium sp. L-2-11 DNA encodes these proteins:
- a CDS encoding type VI secretion system Vgr family protein, which produces MVQSTIENLLRHNRFAAVTSAALQPNDIIFRRLRGTERLGEPFLYEVKLATPNPVQNFANIPGQSLTVGLKLKDAGTRFFSGLITRLEYLGLDDTEHLNYVAELRPWLSLLEYRTNSRIFQDKTSIEIITKIFQEHKGNFKNRTIGRFPNRTFCVQYNETDLAFVSRLMEQDGLYYFFEHGENRHDLVLVDNLSSHETCKPEAVETHHNLRPARSLHRDDVILQWNEVVALQSNKVILKDYDDEKPMAELTAVARTPSVRIGGIPLGKSTVGAGSRLSGTAVVESETATTDVCSAVQETFIYPGGYKAKTDGDFYATIRAEELACNAYRARIETTARQIKTGVVFKAANPYYYGELGARPKATQRFLAVGNEFTVWGEVGDRPTGAVATDQQAECFLYHSTVEIIPASTQYRSQRRTPVPVIKGPQTAVVVGPRGETITTDQYGRIKVHFFWDRESNKDENSSCWIRVAQNWAGKGFGCLLIPRIGQEIVVDFLHGDPDRPLVTGVVYNGSNLPPENLPVNKSRSTFRTHTDRGTIADYNEIRFEDRQGCEEVFLKAQKDHNVQVGNIYAIDVTKQYLLTSASAAATFGSSIEVTPDKIRLSVMGASGPQAIEISAAGITLMNDQRASIKVSGPSVIINNEALVVT; this is translated from the coding sequence ATGGTCCAGTCTACAATTGAAAATCTCCTGAGGCATAATCGATTTGCCGCAGTTACCTCGGCCGCACTCCAGCCGAACGACATCATTTTTCGACGGCTAAGAGGCACCGAACGGCTGGGGGAACCTTTTCTCTATGAGGTGAAGCTCGCCACACCCAATCCGGTTCAGAACTTCGCCAACATTCCCGGACAATCTTTAACGGTCGGCCTTAAGCTGAAGGATGCGGGAACGCGCTTCTTCAGCGGCCTCATCACTCGACTCGAGTATCTCGGCCTGGACGACACAGAGCACCTCAATTACGTCGCGGAGTTGCGGCCTTGGCTTTCGCTGCTCGAATATCGTACCAACAGCCGAATTTTTCAGGATAAAACCAGCATTGAGATCATCACCAAAATCTTTCAGGAGCACAAAGGCAATTTCAAGAATCGGACGATTGGGCGGTTTCCAAACCGCACCTTCTGCGTGCAGTACAACGAGACAGATTTGGCCTTCGTCAGCCGCTTAATGGAGCAGGACGGCCTCTACTACTTTTTTGAACATGGTGAGAATCGACACGATCTGGTGCTGGTCGACAACCTTTCGAGCCACGAGACATGCAAGCCTGAGGCTGTGGAGACCCACCACAATCTCAGGCCCGCCCGAAGTCTCCATCGAGATGATGTTATCTTGCAGTGGAACGAAGTCGTGGCACTGCAGTCGAACAAGGTCATTCTCAAGGACTACGACGATGAGAAGCCAATGGCAGAACTTACAGCTGTCGCGCGCACGCCTTCCGTGCGGATAGGCGGCATTCCTCTGGGAAAGAGCACAGTGGGTGCCGGTAGCCGTCTTTCTGGCACCGCTGTCGTGGAATCGGAGACGGCAACTACGGACGTTTGCTCAGCTGTACAGGAGACATTCATCTATCCAGGAGGCTACAAGGCAAAAACGGATGGCGACTTCTACGCCACGATCCGCGCAGAAGAGCTTGCTTGTAACGCCTATCGGGCGCGTATTGAAACTACAGCTCGCCAAATCAAAACGGGAGTAGTCTTCAAGGCTGCAAACCCCTACTATTACGGCGAATTGGGTGCGCGCCCAAAGGCTACCCAGCGCTTTCTGGCGGTCGGGAACGAATTCACGGTTTGGGGGGAAGTGGGAGACCGTCCAACGGGCGCGGTCGCCACTGACCAGCAGGCTGAATGCTTCCTCTATCACAGCACGGTGGAGATCATCCCCGCGAGCACTCAGTATCGCTCGCAGCGCCGCACACCGGTCCCGGTGATCAAAGGACCACAGACCGCGGTCGTGGTGGGCCCAAGAGGCGAGACAATCACTACAGATCAGTACGGCCGCATTAAGGTCCATTTCTTCTGGGACCGCGAAAGCAACAAGGACGAAAACAGCTCCTGCTGGATTAGGGTAGCCCAGAACTGGGCCGGTAAGGGCTTCGGCTGCCTTCTAATTCCAAGGATCGGCCAAGAGATCGTAGTGGACTTCCTTCACGGTGATCCTGACCGTCCCCTCGTAACCGGGGTCGTTTACAACGGGTCCAACCTTCCTCCTGAAAACCTACCGGTCAACAAGTCCCGCTCCACCTTCCGAACGCACACCGATCGAGGTACAATTGCGGATTACAATGAGATACGGTTCGAGGATAGGCAGGGTTGTGAGGAGGTCTTTCTCAAAGCGCAGAAGGACCACAACGTTCAGGTTGGAAACATCTATGCCATCGATGTCACGAAGCAATACCTCCTGACCTCAGCCTCAGCTGCGGCGACGTTTGGTAGCAGTATCGAGGTGACACCTGACA
- a CDS encoding IS6 family transposase (programmed frameshift), giving the protein MFRGRHFDRSVILVCVRWYLAYGLSLRDLKEMMAERGISVDHSTIHRWVVHFSPLLLERFNRRKRAATGKWHVDETYIKVRGQWMYLYRAIDSVGDTVEFYFSEHRDLPAAKRFFRKALERHGRPDRVVIDGSQTNQEAIVSCDTTHRLQDRCRRRPKPIRIRQSQYLNNRIEQDHRRIKRRVRPMLGFKSPAAASIILDGIEMLHMMRKRQARFAFNPNPSLAEQFDILAAA; this is encoded by the exons ATGTTCAGAGGCCGGCATTTCGACCGATCGGTCATCCTGGTGTGCGTTCGCTGGTATCTGGCATATGGACTGAGCCTGCGCGATTTGAAGGAGATGATGGCCGAGCGTGGCATTAGCGTTGATCATTCGACGATCCATCGCTGGGTTGTTCACTTCTCGCCCTTGCTGCTGGAGCGCTTCAACCGGCGCAAGCGCGCAGCGACCGGCAAATGGCATGTTGATGAAACCTACATCAAGGTCCGAGGGCAGTGGATGTATCTCTACCGCGCTATCGACAGCGTCGGCGACACGGTCGAATTCTATTTCAGCGAACATCGGGATTTGCCGGCGGCCAAGCGTTTCTTCAGGAAAGCGCTGGAGCGCCATGGGCGTCCCGATCGTGTCGTCATCGATGGTAGCCAGACCAACCAGGAGGCGATCGTTTCCTGCGATACGACACATCGATTGCAGGATCGCTGCAGGCGCCGACCGAAGCCGATCCGAATCCGCCAAAGCCAATACTTGAACAACCGGATCGAGCAGGACCATCGGCGGATCAAGCGCCGTGTTCGGCCGATGCTCGGCTTCAAATCTCCCGCAGCCGCAAGCATCATCCTCGACGGCATCGAAATGCTTCACATGATGCGCAAACGACAGGCGAGGTTCGCCTTCAAC CCAAATCCGTCATTGGCCGAGCAGTTCGATATCCTCGCCGCCGCATAA